The segment GATGTCGGGGCTGGCCAGCGGATTGCGCAGCATGATCTGGAAGGCCGCACCGCCCATGCCGAAGCACAGCCCGGCCAGCACCGACAGCACCGCGCGCGGCAGCCGCAGCTGGCGCACGGTGAAGCCGGCGCCCGGCACCTCCTCGCCGGCCAGCACGCGGATCACCTGCCCGGGCGGGGTGAAGGATTGGCCCAGCATCAGCGTCAGCCCCAGCATTGCGGCGATCAGCAGCGCCAGCCCGGCCAGGATGGCCCGGCGCCGGCGGCAGCGGCGCTGCCGCGCGGCGGCGATGGCGGCAAGCGTAGGGGTGTCGGCCATGGTCACAGCGCGCGCAGCCGCTGGCGGCGCACGATCCAGATGAAGAAGGGCGCACCGACGAAGGCGGTGACGATGCCCACGTCCAGCTCGCCCGGCCGGGCCAGGATGCGGCCCAGAATGTCCGAGACCAAGAGCAACCCCGCCCCGGCCAGCGCCGAGAAGGGCAGCAGCCAGCGGTGATCGGTGCCGACCAGCAGCCGGCAGCAATGCGGCACCACCAAGCCGACAAAGCCGATGGGGCCGCAGACCGCCGTGGTCGCGCCGCACAGCAGGATGGCGCCCAGCCCGGCGATGGCGCGGGTGCGGGCGACATTCTCGCCCAGGCCGGCGGCCAGTTCGTCGCCCAGCGCCAGCGCGTTCAGCTTGCGCGCCCAAAGCAGGCTGATCGCGAAGCCCGCCGCCAGGAAGGGCAGTACCGGCGCCAGCCGCGCAAAGGTGGCGCCGCCGACGCCGCCGATCTGCCAGGACTGGATGCCCCCGGCGATGTCGCCGCGCGGCAGCACCACCGCGATCACCAGCGACGAGAAGGCCACCGAGGTCGCCGCCCCCGCCAGCGCCAGCTTCAGCGGCGTGGCGCCGCCCCGGCCCAGCGAGCCGATGACATAGACGAAGACCGCCGTCAGCCCGGCGCCCAGGATCGCCGCCCAGATATAGGCCTCGGCCGAGGTGATCGAAAGCCAGGCCACGCCCACCACCACCGCCAGCGCCGCGCCCATGTTGATGCCCAGAATGCCCGGATCGGCCAGCGGGTTGCGGGTGACGCCCTGCAGCAGCGCCCCGGACAGGCCCAGCGCCGCCCCGGCCAGACCGGCCAGCGAGGTGCGCGGCAGCCGCGCGGCGACGGCGGCCTGGCCGATGGTCTCGGCCCGGCCGGCCAGCGCGGCGGCGATGTCGTCCCAGCCCACCTCGCGGGTACCGATCGCCACCGACAGCCCGCAAAGCAGCGCCACCAGCAGCAGCGCCGCCGCCAGCCCCAACGTGTTGCGCGCCGTCCGGCGGCACGGCAGGACGCCGGCCTGCATCGTCATCGGGCCTTGCCGGCGGCGGCCTCGGCCAGCCGCGCCACGTAATCGTCCAGCACCCAGGGGATCGACAGCGGCGTCGGGTTGGCCGCCGTGCCCAGGGGATCGCTGCCCAGCATCACCAGCGCATCGTTCCGGACCGCCGGCATGTGCGAGATCAGCGGATCCTGCCGCATCGCCTCGAACAGGTCGCGGCTGCCATAGGTCACCAGGATGTCCACATCGTCGAAGCTGTCGATCCGCTCGGCGCTGACCTGACCCGAGAAACTGCCATCCGCCGAGGCCGCGACCACGCTTTGCGGCGAGCGCAGCCCCAGATCGGCGAAGAACTGCACCCGCGTGTCATGGGTGGTATAGAAGCTGACCAGGCTGAGATTGGTGGTGTCGAGATGGGTCACGAACATCGCCGATTTTCCGGCCAGCTGCGGATGTTTGGCCAGCGTGCCGGCGATCCGGCCCTCGATGCGGGCGATCAGCGCCTCGCCCTCGGCCTGCAGGCCCAGGCCGGCGCTGTTCAGCCGGATCATCTCGCGCCAGTCCGTCGCCCAGGGCGTCTCGGGATAGGCGACGACCGGGGCGATCTGGCTCAGCGTGTCGTAATCGGCCCGGCTGAGCCCGGAATAGGCGGCCAGGATGACATCGGGGCGGCTGGCGGCGACCGCCTCGAAGTCGATGCCGTCGCCCTCGTCGAACAGGGCCGGGGTTTCGGCGCCCAGCTCCTGCAGCCGCGCCTCGACCCAGGGCAGCACGCCGTCGCCGTCGTCATCGCCGAAACGCGCCGCGGCGAAGCCGACCGGCACGATGCCCAGCGCCAGCGGCACCTCGTGATTGGCCCAGGCCACGGTGGCGACCCGCTGCGGCCTGGCGGGGATGGTGGTGGTGCCGAAGGCGTGGCGGATCTCCAGCGGAAAGCCCGCCGGCGCCGGGGTCTCGGCGCGGCCGGCCATCGGTGCCAGCGCGGCCAGCAGGGCCCAGGCCAGCACGGGGCGGATTCGGTCTCGGGGCATGATGCGGTTCCTTCCACGGGCGGCGGCCAGGGGCGGTTTCATGCCGCCCGGCGCGAGTCAAGACAGGGCCGGTCCGGACAAGGACACGGATCCGCGTCCCGGCCGGCGACGGGCCGCCATCGCAGCGGCGACACGCAGATCGGATCCTACCAGCGGTGGCGCAAGGTGGCCTGCACGCTGCGGCCGTCGCCATAGAAGATCGAGGTGTTGGTGAAGTTGTATTCCGAGATGTATTTCCGGTCGAACAGGTTCGACACGTTCACCGCCAGCTCGGTCTTGTCGGTCAGCGGATAGCTGGCCATCGCGTCGAAGACCACCGCCGAACCGATCTTGACCGTATTGCCGTCATCCGACCAGCGCGAGCCAAGGAAACGCGCCCCGCCGCCCAGCCGCAGCCCGGCCGCCGGGCTGTTGTCCGCGAAGGTGTAATCCGCCCAGACCGAGGCCAGATGCTTCGGCGTCAGCTCGGGGGAGTTGCCGGCATTCGGGCCGCCGACGATCTCGGAATCCCAATAGGAATAGGAAAACAGCAGGTTGGCCTGGTCGCCGACGGGCATGCGGCCCTCGATCTCCAGCCCGCGCACGTCGATGCGGCCGACCTGCGAATAGGTGAAGTCGTCGTTCACCCGCGGCACGTTGGTCTGGCTCAGGTCGAACAGCGCCGCGCTCAGCAAGGCATCGCCCCCGGCAGGCCGGTATTTCATTCCCAGTTCGTATTGCCGCCCCTCTTGCGGCTCGGGCGCGTCGGTCAGCGCCGGCACATAGCCCGAGGAGACCGGCTCGAAGGATTCCGAATAATTGGCATAGACCGCCAGGTCGGGATTGATCTTGTGGGTCAGGCCCAGGCGCTTGGTGAAGGCGTCCTGCTCGTTCGTGCCGGCAGCGGCGCCGGTATCGGTCCTGACCGTGTCGTAACGCCCGCCCAGCGTCAGGATCCAGCGGTCGCCGAAGGTCAGTTCCTGTTGCAGATAGATGCCGGTCGACTTCTGCGTCATGTCGTAGATGGTGCCGCCCGCCGGGGCAAGGCAGCGCAGGCCGCAGGGCACCGGGTCGTCGATATCGACCGAAGGCACGGTGAAATAATCCACGGCCTCGTCAAGGTCGTCCTTGACATATTCCACGCCCAGCAGCGAACGGCTGCCGACATTGCCGAAGTCGCGGTCGTATTGCAGCTGGTTGTCGATGGCGAAGCGCTTCAGCTCGCCATCGACCTCGTAGGCCGAGCGCAGGACGTCATCGCCGCTGAGCCCGCTGACATAGGCCTGCTTCAGGTTCATGTCGAAAGAGGAATAGCGCGCGTTCTGGCGGAAGGTCAGGCCGTTGCCGAAATCATGGCTGAACTCATAGCCGAAGCTGCGCTCGATCCGGTCGAGCGCATTGAAATCCGGCTCGCCGAAATAGGTGTCGCGCGACACGGCCGAGCCGACGGGAATGCTGTTTCCGGCATTGCCGTCGATGTCGTAGTAATTCGCCAGCAGCGTCAGCGCCGTCGCATCGCCGGGCTTCCAGGTCAGCGCCCCGGCAAGATAGGCGCGGTCGTCGTTCAGCGCCGGGCTGCCATCCTCGCTGTCCTGCAGTTTCGCGGTCAGGCGATAGGTCCAGGTCCCGTCCGCGTCGATCGGGGCGCCGAAATCCACGCCGGTCTCGGCGATGCCGTCGCCGGCGGTCACGAAGACCTCGCCGAAAGGATCGCTTTGCGGCCGCTTGGTGATGACATTGACCAGCCCGCCCGGCCCGTTCAACCCGAACAGGCTCGAGGTCGAGCCTTTCAGCACCTCGATGCGCTGGACCGAATAGGGCTCGATCCGGCCGCCGGTGAAGTTGAAGGTGCGCAGCGGCAGGCCGTCGCGATAGGTGCCGGATGCCGAAAAGCCGCGGATGCGATAGAAGTCGTAACGGTTGTCGGAACCGTATTCGTCAACCGAAACGCTGGACGTATAGGACAGCGCCTGCATGAGGGTCCGCGGGTCGCGGGTCCGAAGATCGTCCTCGGTCACCACCGAGACCTGCGCCGGCACCTCCACCAGTTCGGTCGGGGTTTTCGAGCCGGTGGCGGTATGGCCCTCGACGATGGAATTGTCCGCCGCCCGGATCGCGCCGCCGGTCAGGGTCACGGTCTCCAGCACGATGGGTTGGGATTCCACGCCGTCCTGCGCCATTGCGGTGCCTGCCAGCACAAGCGCGGTTCCCGACCAGAGCAGCGACCGGGCGGCACGATGGGACAGGGGTTTGTTCCGGGCGAAGCCGGTTCGTTGCACGGCCATGAGGCACTCCTGTAGTATGATCCTGCTGGCAATGCTGATCTGGCTGGCTTCGACAGGAACGAAGGACTGGCTGGGTCGTTTACCGCAAGCCGGGCGGTTAACCGTCTTGCCGGCACCCGTCTTGAAGGATGCTGCGGTTTTTGTCCAAAGCTGCGGTCCCGGCCGGGATTGGCAGGGCCTGTTGCACATCTACCACCGCGTGTTCCCCCTGCCCCGCCAGCCGCGCCCGCCGCCACGCCGCAGGCGGCGTGCCGCAGGATTTGCGGAACACCCGCGTCAGATGCGCCTGGTCGGAAAAACCCAGCTGCGCGGCGATGTCGGCCAGCCGCAGCTCGGGATCCAGCAGCAGCCGCTGGGCCAGCCCGATGCGCTGGCCCAGTTGCCATTGCAGCGGCGTCGTGCCGGTGGTGGCCTTGAACACATGCGCGAACCAGCTGTCCGACAGGCCGACGCTCTCGGCCATCTCGGCCACCGTCAGCCGCCGGTCGGGCCGGGCCGCCAGCCGCGCCCGCAGCCGCTTCATCTGCGCCGGCGTCAGCCGCGCCGCCGGGCACGCCTCGGCCTGCTGCGGCAGGTCCAGCAGGGCGCCGAAGATGCTGCCGACCAGGCTTTCGGCATAAAGCCCGTGCCGGCGCGGCGCCGCCACCTCGTCGACCAGCAGCCGCGCCAGCGCGTCGATGGCGGCGGCGTCCTGGGTCTCGACCGGGCGGCGCAGGACCGCCATGGCCTCGGACCGGCCCAGCGGCGGCGACAGGAAGCGCAGCAGCCGGTCCTGATGCACATGCAGGTCCAGATGCGAAAACGCGTGCGGCGCGGTGAAGCGGGTCCAGATCGGCAGCCCGGCCGGCACATAGATCGCCCGCGTCATCGGCCGGCAATGGCGACCGATGCCGCCGTCGCGGTTGGAAAGCCGGATCTGCGAGGCGACGTCGTTGAAGAAGAAGACGATGCGCGGGTCCGGCGACAGGTAATAGCCCCGGGCGCCGGTCTGGCCCTCGGCCTGCCAATAGACGCTGACCAACCCGTCCAGGCCGCGCCATTGCACGGGCGTCGTGGGCCGGATGCCCTCGGTATGGCAGGTCATGGAGTGGCGATAACTCATCGCATGCGGCTCGGCTGGGCCTTCGGGCCTGAAGGCGCGGATGAAAGGGATAACCTACCAAAACCATCAACCATTGCAACCCCTCCCGGCGCCGCCCGGCCGGGATCGGGCGCGGCCCTGTCGCAATTATGCAGCACCTGAACGGCCTGCTCCGGCCGCCGCGCGCGATACCGGGCCGCCAGGGGGGCAACAGCCGCATTGCGCGGCCCGGTCAGCAACGCCCCGGCCGCAGGGCAACGAACGACAGCCGCGACGCCAACCGGCATGGCGGCGCCGAAGCCCCGCCGCGCCACGCGCCGATCCTGTCGCGCTTCCTGGTCTGGCGCATCGGCATCGTCTCGGCGCTGTTCACGCCCGGCGCCCTTGGAATATTCGAATATGCGCAAAGACGTGGATATGACGGGCGGGCGGCCCGCTGCAGGCCCGCCCGCCCTCTCCGTTGTCCAAAGGCCGCTTGCAACGGCGCCGCTCGCACGGCCTTTCTCTCAGGCAGGCGGCCTGCCCCCTCGCCCGCCGCGCCGGCCCATTCCCCGGCGCCTTCCCGGCCACCGCGATCTCCGGATACGCAGCGACCCGCTGCGCTGTCGATTGCGCCGCGCGGCCCCCGGGACCGGCCGCCTTTCCGTCTGCCGGATCCCCAGCCATCCGCGCCATCCTGCCCGGGGACGCACAGCGGCGACTGCCCCACCGCCGGGGCGGCCCGTCCCCTTCTTCACCGTTGCGCGACTACCCGTCCGGCCAGCGTGCGCCGGCGCCTCCCGCCAGCCGAACCCCCAGGCATGGTTTTTTACCGCGCCAGCAACCGGCAACGAATCCCGGCGCGCGCCGCGCTCAATCCGCAGAATTTTGTGAATGTGCGGATCACCCGGATGTCCGCTTCCCTGCCCCGTCGGCGACCTGACCGGCCGCTGCCCAAGCATGGCCCAACATGCCATGCCCCGGCCCGGCGATCAAGCCGGGCCGGGGCATGCGCCAGGGTTTCGCTGCGAAACCGTCACTTTTCCAGCAGGGCGCGGATCTCCAGCATCAGGCTTTCCATCAGCTCGTCGTCCAGCAGGCTGCCCTCCAGACGCAGGATGTGGCCCTTGCCGTCCCGGGCCCGGCGGATCAGGATGCCGCTGGTGGTGCGGATGGTCATGTCGTCGATCCAGCCATAGCCCCCCTCCGGCCGGGACCGCGGTCGCCCGCCCCGGCTCGGCTCGCGCGGCGCGCTTTCCAGCGCCTGCAGCACCGGCTCGATCAGGGCCCATTCCTCCTCGGCATCGGCGGGGACGCGCACCGACAGCGCCTGCCGCAGCCCGGCCTCGGCGCCGTTGCGCAGCGCCGCCGACAGCCGCAGCCCGCGCCGTTCGGTCAACGCCTCGGGAAAGCGCAGCATGTCGCCCAGCTCCTCGAAGATCAGCGCGAAGGACCGCACCTTGGAGCGCTTGGCCTTCGAGCCGGTGGCGAACAGCTTGTTCACCGCATCCTCGGTATTGGCGAAGGCGCCCTGGTTGGCGGCGATGACGGCGATGCGGCCGCGCTCGAAATGGCTCAGCTCCTCGCGGACCTCGTTCTCCTCGACCATGGCGACGAAGGCCGCGTCGGTCTCGGTGCGGGGCCGGATCAGGGCGCGGATGCGGCTGTGCTTCTCGGCCTCGGTCAGCTCGTGCAGCGCCCGCACCGCATGCAGCCGGCGATAGCCCGAGATGAGGCCGTAGCGCGGTCCCTGCCCGTCCGGCGCCTCCATCTCGAAGACCTCGATCGGCAGCCGCAGCCCATGCGCGGCGATCGACAGCCGCAGTTCCTGCATGTCCTCGTCGTTCATCACCAGGCGGTCGCGGATCATCGCCGTCTCGTCGATCTGCTCAAGGGGCAGCTCGACGATCAGCAGCCCCTGCTCCTGCGCCGTCCGCAGCCGGGCGGCGTCGACCTCGGTCCGGGCGCGGGCGGCGCGGCTCTCGGTGCTTTCGGCGCTGGTCAGGGCGGCGCTGTCGGCGGCGACCTGGGCGATCGGCGCGATGCCGCGGCCCAGGGCCGGACGCTCGAAGGTTTCGCTGCGAAACTGTTCCTCGATCCGGTCCAGATCGGCGCTGCTCGGGGTCTCCAGCCTTCTGCGCTTAGCCATGCGCCTGCTCCTTCACCTGCGCGGCCCGCTCGGCCTGTTCCATCTGCAGATCGCGCCACCAGGTGCCCAGGATCAGCTCCTTGACCTCGGCCCAGGTGCGGTCGAAGGTCTCGCGGCCGCGCACATAGGTCTCGCGGTTGAACTCGCGATAATCGGCCTCGTAGATGCCGTTCACCTGTTCGCCGGCCTGGCCGACCATGGCGGTCAGCTCCTGCCGGTAGGTGGTCATGAAATCGCCGAAATAGGCCTGGATGACATTGGCCAGGTCGGTCTGCTGGCCGGCGTCGAAGCGGGTGATGATCGCCCGCACCGCGTCCCATTCGAAGCGCATCTCGGGCAGGCCGTCGCGGCGGCGGGCGGCGTTCTCGCCTTCCTCGACGCTGGCGAAGGTCGAATAGAGCATGTCGAAGAAGCGCCCGGTCGAATCGAATTCCAGGAACGAGGCGCCCAGCGGCACCAGCAGGATATCGGCCGCCGCCAGCGCGTTGATGGTCAGGTAGCCAAGCGCCGGCGGGGTATCCAGGATGATGATGTCGTAGTTGTCGACGATGCGGTCGTTGACCAGCGCATTGCCAAGCGCGTCCCAGAGCGGCCAGCCGCGCAGGCCCATGCGCCAGACCGGCACCTGGAACTCGGCCCAGTAGAGGTTGAGCTGGGCGCCGAGCAGATCGATGTTCGGCCAATGCGTCTTCTGGATCAGATCCTGGGCGGTGATCTTCAGCGCCTCGGTCAGGGTCTCGTCGAAGGGCAGGGGGGTCTGGCCCGCCGCCTCGCGCACCCGGTTCTCGTCCTGCAGGGCCAGGGCGTAATCCTTGGCCAGCAGCGGGAAGGCGGTGGACCATTCGTCGGCCACCTTGCCGCCCATGATCGAGGTCATGCTGCCCTGGCTGTCGAGGTCGATCACCAGCACCTTGTAGCCGTCCAGCGCCGCCGACATGGCCAGATGCGCGGCGGTCGAGGTCTTGCCGACCCCGCCCTTGAAATTGGCCACGGCGATGGTCTTGGCCGGCAGGCCCTCGGGACGCCAGGGCCGGTATTCGCGGCCGGCCGCGCCCTCGGCCGCGAAATGGTCGCGCAGCCGCAGCACGTCGTCGAGGCTGAACCATTTCGAGTTGCCCTCGCCCTGGCCCTGCGGCAGGTCGGGATTCTTCAGCAGCACGCGGCGGAAATGCGCCGGCGCCACCGGGATCAGGTAGCGGCAGACCTCCCAGGTCGAGAAGCGGCGCAGGCGCTTCCTGCCGTCCGGGGCGTAGCCGCGCTCGGCCAGGTCCTGGCGGCCCTTGGCGGCGAAGGCGGCGGCTTTTGCGAATCGGGCGGTGTCGATAGGCTCGGACAGCCGCTCGGCGGCCCGGGCCGGGTTGATGTTGAAATAAGGGGGAAGGGGATCCTTGCCTGAGGACATGTCACTACCTCTGCGATGTGCTGCTTCGATGGGTGTTTTGGCGAAACTATTACACATCGCCGGGGGCAAGTGAATCGCCCTGCGAGGTTTCGCAGCGAAATTCCTGAAAAATCAGCAGAAAGCAGCAGCATAAAGCTTGTGATTCCTTTCAGGACTTTAGAATCTTTCCATCGTGAAAATCACGATATTTCAGGATGATACGGGCAATCCGGCACCCGTTTTCAGGATCACGGGCACCCGTCTGCGGGACGAAGGGCACCCGATTCCGGGATGGCGGGCACCGATTCGCGGGAACAGGGGTTTCCGGCTGCGGGATCGGCCCGGATATGCGGTTTTCGGCCCGGTTTCGCCCGGATATGCCACCTGCGCCTCCTGTAAACGGGTGCCTTATCGGCCGCGGCGGCGCAAAGGAACCCGTCTACGGGACCCGCCGGCGGCGGTGACGGGAACCCGGATAGCTGTTGTCGGAAGGTACCTTATCCGTCATAATCCGGGTAACGATAAAAAGGGCAGGGCGATGGACGATATTCCTCGCGACCAGCTTTCGGGCGCGCTGCGCCGGGGGGCGGTCAAGAAACATGTGGCGGCGATCCATGTCTCGGGCAAGCTGACGCTGCTGCAGCGCAAGCTGTCGAACGTGCTGCTGCTCAATGCCTATGACACGCTGACCAGCCGCACCCGCCACCAGATCGACGCGCGGACGCTGTGCCTGATGATCGGCTATAACAGCAACGACATGGATACGCTGAAGCAGTCGCTGCGCGGCCTGGCCGAGACGGTGGCGGAATGGGACATGCTGGACGAGAAGGGCCAGCAGGAATGGGGCGTGTCGAGCCTGCTGAGCTATGCCAAGCTGAAGGGCGGGATCTGCGAATACGCCTATTCCCCGGCGCTGGCGGAAAAGCTGAACGATCCGAAGGTCTTCGCGCTGATCAACCTGAACATCCAGCGCCGCTTCACCAGCGGCCACGCGCTGGCGCTTTACGAGAACTGCTATCGCTTCGTCAGGACCGGATCGACCGGCTGGTGGCCGCTGGACCTGTTCCGGCGGCTGATGGGGGTGGATGGCAGCGCCTATTACGAGACCTTCAAGCATCTGAACGCCAAGGTCATCAAGCCGGCGGTGGACGAGGTGAACCGCACCAGCAACATCCTGCTGACCCCCGAGACCAAGAAGCAGGGCAGGGTGGTGACCGATATCCGCTTCCGCATCAAGGAGAACCCGCAGCTGGCGATCCTGGACATGGACGACGGCGAGGGGATGCGGCATGGCGCGGTCTATGCCCGGCTGCGCGGCCTGGGGGTCAGCGACCGGCTGGCGCGGCAATGGCTTTCGGCGCATGGCGAGGAGCAGGTGCTGGAGAAGCTCGACTATGTCGAGACCCGCAAGAATGTCAAAAGCAAGCTGGGCTATCTGACCGCGGCGCTGGAGGGCAATTTCGGCCCGGTGCCCGAGCGGGCAGGGGAGGGGGGCGGCCCGAACCCGCGGGCCGAGCGGCTGCGCCGCATCCTCGAGGCGGTCAAGGCCCGCACGCCCACCCAGCGCGACGCCGACAAGCGGCTGTTCCTGGCGCAGCTTTCCGATGCGCGGATGCGCGATGATTTCGAGAAGCACGGCTGGATGTCGCCGCTGAACAGCACCCGCATCGCCGCCTTCTGGGAGGAGATGTCGCCGGGGCTGCTGGAGGGGCTGGAGGAATAGCCTGTCGCTGTCCTGTCCGGCGGGCGGGGTGATCGGGCGCCGGCGGTGGAAGCCCGTACCGGCCGGCTTGCGCGTCATGCTGCAAGCGCGGCATTTTCCATACCGATTTCGGTATGAAGAATGGTGTCAATGTAATTTTATCATCATGTCCTTGGCTTGCTATCGTCCCGGCATGGCCCATGCCGGCGGGCGCGGGCAACGGGCGGCCAGGCGCCGCCGGGCGGAGGAAGACATGACATTCGCAGCCGCTGCATCGACGACCGTTTTTCCCTGTCCCGCCGGTCCCCGGTCCGTCGGCCGGGCCGGGCGGCGGCGACCGCCGCACCATCCACGCCAAGAATCGAAGGGTGTTCCATGTTCCTGTCGCAACTGAGACTGACCGATGGCCGCCGCGCCGTGGCGCTGCGCGACGGCGGCGGCGCCCATCTGGTGCCGGGGGTGGACAGCAGCCGCGACCTGGCGCTGGCCGCCATCGCCGCCGGCCATGGCCTGGCCGAGGAGGCGCGGCGGCGCGGGCAGGGCGCCGCGGTCGATCTGGCCCAGGCCTTGGCCGAGGGGCGGATGCTGCTGCCGGTCGATCACCCGGACCCCGCGCATCTGCACCTGACCGGGACCGGCCTGACGCATCTGGGCTCGGCGGCGACGCGGGACGCGATGCATGGCGACCCGGATGCGGACGAGCTGACCGACAGCATGAAGATGTTCCGCATGGGGCTGGAGGGCGGCAAGCCGCGCCGCGGCGAGATCGGCGTGCAGCCGGAATGGTTCTACAAGGGCAACGGCCATGCCGCGGTGGCGCCGGGGGCGGCGCTGGCCTCGCCCGGTTTCGCGCTGGATGCCGGCGAGGAGCCCGAGATCGCCGGCCTCTATGTCATCGGCCCGGACGGGCGGCCGTTCCGCATGGGCTTCGCGCTGGGCAACGAGTTCTCGGACCATGTGACCGAGCGGGGCAACTATCTGTGGCTGGCGCATTCCAAGCTGCGCCCGGCCAGCTTCGGTCCCGAGATGCTGCTGGGCGCGCTGCCCCAGCATGTCGAGGGCAGAAGCCGCATCCGGCGCGACGGCGCGGTGATCTGGGAAAAGCCCTTCCTGTCGGGCGAGGCGAACATGAGCCACAGCATCACCAATCTGGAATACCACCATTTCAAATACGGGCTGTTCCGGCAGCCGGGCGACGTGCATGTGCATTTCTTCGGCACGGCGACGCTGTCCTTTGCCGACGGCTTCCAGGCCCGGCCCGGCGACTGTTTCGAGATCGAGGCGGCGGCGCTGGGCCTGCCGCTGCGCAACCCGCTGGAGGGCGCCGCCGGCGCCGGTTCCGCAACCGCCATGGTCGAGGTGCTGTGATGGGCAATCGTTTCACCCCCGCCCCCTGGCCGCGCCGGCTGCGCTCGCAGGAATGGTATGGCGGCACCTCGCGCGATGCGATCTATCATCGCGGCTGGATGAAGAACCAGGGCTGGCCGCATGACCTGTTCGACGGCCGCCCGGTGATCGGCATCCTGAACACCTGGTCGGACCTGACGCCCTGCAACGGCCATCTGCGCGAGTTGGCGGAAAAGGTGAAGGCCGGGATCTGGGAGGCCGGCGGCTTCCCGGTCGAGGTGCCGGTGTTCTCGGCCAGCGAG is part of the Paracoccus sp. TOH genome and harbors:
- the araD1 gene encoding AraD1 family protein; amino-acid sequence: MFLSQLRLTDGRRAVALRDGGGAHLVPGVDSSRDLALAAIAAGHGLAEEARRRGQGAAVDLAQALAEGRMLLPVDHPDPAHLHLTGTGLTHLGSAATRDAMHGDPDADELTDSMKMFRMGLEGGKPRRGEIGVQPEWFYKGNGHAAVAPGAALASPGFALDAGEEPEIAGLYVIGPDGRPFRMGFALGNEFSDHVTERGNYLWLAHSKLRPASFGPEMLLGALPQHVEGRSRIRRDGAVIWEKPFLSGEANMSHSITNLEYHHFKYGLFRQPGDVHVHFFGTATLSFADGFQARPGDCFEIEAAALGLPLRNPLEGAAGAGSATAMVEVL